A genomic window from Streptomyces broussonetiae includes:
- a CDS encoding helix-turn-helix transcriptional regulator, producing the protein MYTERASRLTGAVVWTKTPAGAGARGVLPDGCMDLLWSEGRLLVAGPDTRAYVPEGPDRIWAGIRFFPGTAPALLGVPALELRDLRVESADLWPAARVRRLLDRIEAAADPAAALEDIALDLAARAADPDPLLRRLVERLDEGRPVSATAAELGIAVRTLHRRCLSAFGYGPKTLARILRLQRALKLARSGLPYAETAIRAGYADQPHLAREVRELAGRPLGELLGGG; encoded by the coding sequence GTGTACACGGAACGGGCGTCCCGGCTGACCGGTGCCGTCGTGTGGACCAAGACCCCGGCCGGGGCCGGTGCCCGGGGCGTCCTCCCGGACGGCTGCATGGACCTGCTGTGGAGCGAGGGCCGGCTGCTGGTCGCGGGACCCGACACCCGCGCCTACGTCCCCGAGGGCCCGGACCGCATCTGGGCGGGCATCCGCTTCTTCCCCGGCACCGCGCCCGCCCTGCTCGGCGTACCGGCGCTCGAACTGCGCGACCTGCGCGTGGAGTCGGCCGACCTGTGGCCCGCCGCCCGGGTCCGCCGGCTGCTCGACCGCATCGAGGCGGCGGCCGATCCGGCGGCGGCGCTGGAGGACATCGCCCTGGACCTGGCCGCGCGGGCGGCGGACCCCGATCCGCTGCTGCGCCGGCTGGTGGAGCGTCTGGACGAGGGCCGCCCGGTGTCCGCGACGGCGGCCGAACTCGGCATCGCCGTCCGTACGTTGCACCGCCGCTGCCTGAGTGCCTTCGGCTACGGCCCCAAGACGCTGGCCCGCATCCTGCGCCTGCAGCGCGCGCTGAAGCTGGCACGCTCCGGGCTGCCGTACGCCGAGACGGCGATCCGCGCGGGCTATGCCGATCAGCCCCATCTCGCCCGCGAGGTGCGGGAGTTGGCGGGCCGGCCGCTCGGGGAGCTACTCGGCGGCGGGTAG
- a CDS encoding VOC family protein has protein sequence MTARFAVIGVVAGDLTASLAFYRRLGLVFPPGAEEQPHVEAELPGGLLLALDTEETVRSFHPGWRPPEGGGRVGLAFRCGSPAEVDALYEDLVGAGYHGELKPWNAFWGQRYATVHDPDGNGVDLFAPLPAAE, from the coding sequence ATGACTGCACGATTCGCCGTGATCGGCGTGGTGGCCGGGGACCTGACCGCCTCGCTCGCCTTCTACCGCCGCCTCGGGCTGGTCTTCCCGCCCGGGGCCGAGGAACAGCCTCATGTCGAGGCCGAGCTGCCCGGCGGGCTGCTGCTCGCCCTGGACACCGAGGAGACCGTCCGCTCCTTCCACCCCGGCTGGCGACCCCCCGAGGGCGGCGGGCGCGTCGGGCTCGCCTTCCGGTGCGGCTCGCCCGCCGAGGTCGACGCCCTGTACGAGGATCTCGTGGGCGCCGGGTACCACGGTGAGCTGAAGCCGTGGAACGCCTTCTGGGGGCAGCGGTACGCCACCGTCCACGACCCCGACGGCAACGGGGTCGACCTGTTCGCCCCGCTACCCGCCGCCGAGTAG
- a CDS encoding VOC family protein has product MNAVPPLLDHLVLATPDLAATVGDFTRRTGVAPAPGGVHLGLGTRNHLVGLGGRSYLEILGPDPEQPEPAGPRPFGVDQLTGPRILTWAISPPDLDSAIMTARARGYDPGPVRPMSRRTPDGTVLRWRLTDGDCAHPSGLVPFLIDWGDSRHPAVSGLPVTPLLEVTATVPDPKEVRGPLAALGTELALAEGPVALKCTVDTPNGPVTLG; this is encoded by the coding sequence ATGAACGCCGTTCCCCCGCTCCTGGACCATCTCGTCCTCGCCACGCCCGATCTCGCCGCGACCGTCGGCGACTTCACCCGGCGCACCGGGGTGGCCCCCGCGCCCGGCGGTGTCCATCTGGGGCTCGGCACCCGCAACCACCTGGTGGGGCTGGGCGGCCGAAGCTATCTGGAGATCCTCGGGCCCGACCCGGAGCAGCCGGAGCCCGCCGGACCGCGGCCGTTCGGCGTCGACCAGCTGACCGGGCCGCGCATCCTGACCTGGGCGATCAGCCCGCCCGACCTGGACTCGGCGATCATGACGGCCCGCGCGCGGGGCTACGACCCCGGGCCCGTGCGCCCGATGAGCCGCCGCACCCCCGACGGCACCGTACTGCGCTGGCGGCTGACCGACGGCGACTGCGCGCACCCCTCCGGTCTGGTGCCGTTCCTGATCGACTGGGGCGACTCCCGCCACCCGGCCGTCTCCGGCCTGCCCGTCACCCCCCTGCTGGAGGTGACGGCCACGGTGCCCGACCCGAAGGAGGTGCGCGGGCCGCTGGCGGCCCTGGGCACGGAGCTGGCCCTGGCCGAGGGCCCGGTGGCGCTCAAGTGCACCGTGGACACCCCGAACGGCCCGGTTACCCTCGGCTGA
- a CDS encoding isocitrate lyase/PEP mutase family protein: MIHGNQLRERIAGPGTTPLIGVYDMYSASIAAKHYDGMFVSGFGFAASYYGLPDIGFIAWPDMVAFVQRLRGAFPHHHLLVDIDDGYVDPEVACHVVEGLERIGASGVILEDQKRPRRCGHADGKQVLPLEEYLEKLNKVLEARENLVVVARTDATDENDILHRAERLAATDADVVLVDGVRSVEWIKRIRKVVGGKPLLFNQIAGGKSPRLSLGELTDLGVDVAIYSTPCLFAAHEAMDSALAELKDADGRLPEVDPAGGVGVKAATSLLERNIARERLAPEGVGA; encoded by the coding sequence TTGATTCACGGTAATCAGCTGCGCGAGCGCATCGCCGGGCCCGGGACCACACCGCTGATCGGCGTGTACGACATGTATTCGGCGTCGATCGCGGCCAAGCACTACGACGGCATGTTCGTCTCGGGCTTCGGATTCGCGGCGTCGTACTACGGACTGCCCGACATCGGTTTCATCGCCTGGCCCGACATGGTGGCCTTCGTCCAGCGGCTGCGGGGCGCCTTCCCGCACCACCATCTGCTCGTCGACATCGACGACGGGTACGTCGACCCCGAGGTCGCCTGTCATGTCGTCGAGGGGCTGGAGCGCATCGGTGCCTCCGGTGTGATCCTGGAGGACCAGAAGCGGCCCCGCCGCTGCGGCCATGCCGACGGCAAGCAGGTGCTGCCGCTGGAGGAGTACCTGGAGAAGCTCAACAAGGTCCTCGAGGCCCGCGAGAACCTGGTCGTGGTGGCCCGTACGGACGCCACCGACGAAAACGACATCCTGCACCGCGCGGAGCGGCTGGCCGCCACCGACGCCGACGTCGTCCTGGTCGACGGGGTGCGCAGCGTCGAGTGGATCAAGCGCATCCGCAAGGTCGTGGGGGGCAAGCCGCTGCTGTTCAACCAGATCGCCGGCGGCAAGTCACCCCGACTCTCCCTCGGTGAACTGACCGACCTGGGTGTGGACGTCGCGATCTACAGCACCCCGTGTCTGTTCGCCGCGCACGAGGCGATGGACTCCGCGCTCGCCGAACTGAAGGACGCCGACGGCCGGTTGCCCGAGGTGGACCCGGCCGGCGGTGTCGGCGTGAAGGCCGCCACCAGCCTGCTGGAGCGCAACATCGCCCGTGAGCGGCTCGCGCCCGAGGGCGTGGGCGCGTGA
- a CDS encoding hydroxyacid dehydrogenase: MPPSPRPPRAVFAMDPVHLPLLFPPPLMTRLGRTADLDAAFVVRDFADPAAADALARAEVLITGWGCPHLDAGVLAAAPRLRAVLHAAGSVRSLVGEAVWKHGVTVSSAATGNAVPVAEYTLAMILLAGKDAFGHRERYRRTHVRPTSAETVTTGNLGRRVGVIGASRVGRRLTELLRPFDLTVLLHDPYVSPAEAAALGAELLGLEDLLRRSDIVSLHAPDIPETHRMLDRDRLALLRDGSVLINTARGALVDHEALTEELVSGRLRAVLDVTEPEPLPAGSPLYRLSNVFLTPHIAGSLGNELERLGTIVAEELERLAAGLPPLHEVRHADLARIA, translated from the coding sequence ATGCCCCCCAGCCCTAGGCCGCCGCGGGCCGTGTTCGCGATGGATCCGGTGCACCTCCCGTTGCTTTTCCCCCCGCCGCTCATGACCCGGCTGGGGCGCACGGCCGACCTCGACGCGGCTTTCGTCGTACGGGACTTCGCCGATCCGGCGGCGGCCGACGCCCTGGCCCGGGCCGAGGTGCTGATCACCGGCTGGGGCTGCCCGCACCTGGACGCCGGTGTCCTGGCCGCGGCTCCGAGACTGCGTGCCGTCCTGCATGCGGCGGGCTCGGTCCGCTCCCTGGTCGGCGAGGCGGTGTGGAAACACGGCGTCACCGTCTCCAGCGCGGCCACCGGCAACGCCGTGCCGGTGGCCGAGTACACGCTCGCGATGATCCTGCTCGCCGGCAAGGACGCCTTCGGCCACCGCGAGCGCTACCGCCGCACCCACGTCCGTCCGACCTCCGCCGAGACCGTGACCACCGGCAACCTCGGCCGCCGCGTCGGAGTGATCGGCGCCTCCCGCGTGGGCCGCCGCCTGACGGAACTGCTGCGGCCGTTCGACCTCACGGTCCTGCTGCACGACCCCTACGTCAGCCCCGCCGAGGCCGCCGCCCTCGGGGCCGAACTGCTGGGGCTGGAGGACCTGTTGCGGCGCAGCGACATCGTCAGCCTGCACGCCCCCGACATCCCCGAGACCCACCGCATGCTCGACCGCGACCGGCTCGCCCTCCTCCGGGACGGCAGCGTGCTGATCAACACCGCGCGCGGTGCGCTGGTCGACCACGAGGCGCTGACCGAGGAGCTGGTCTCGGGCCGCCTGCGCGCGGTCCTCGACGTCACCGAACCCGAGCCGCTGCCCGCAGGCTCCCCGCTGTACCGGCTGTCCAACGTCTTCCTCACCCCGCACATCGCGGGCTCGCTCGGCAATGAGCTGGAGAGACTGGGCACGATCGTCGCGGAGGAACTGGAGCGGCTGGCCGCGGGCCTGCCGCCGCTGCACGAGGTGCGGCACGCGGATCTGGCCCGGATCGCCTGA
- a CDS encoding carboxylesterase/lipase family protein yields the protein MTADQANPETGPEARTPYGAVRGRYEHGVAVFRGIPYAAPPFGPRRFRPPRPPEPWDGVRDAGAFGPTAPKPPYSEAFAQYLSDPDIPGDDCLNLNVWTPAPDPGARLPVLVWLHGGALTRGSSAVPVYDGYGFARDGVVFVSVNYRLGVEGYGLFPDAPPNPGLRDQLAALQWVHDAIGAFGGDPDRITLCGQSAGAISVGALLAAPAARGLIRRAVLQSGPPEASDRDKVRRMVRRMAMRLKIPATAEAFAAVDRDLLLRTQAEVGRLGSPVLGGPAFGIVVDGDLVPRDPLKTLIDGESARGVDLLMGWTRDEYRLWLVPGGLMEHVDRLGPVALAGAMARCHTGHEVPRGYRALHPDAGAAEIVGQMVTDHLLRVPLHRLADARPGACHLYEFAWPSRLPGLGACHALELGFVFDSGDTPASKRLAGEGAPHTLCEAMHGAWVRFATTGDPGWQAWDATHPVRIFGDGEPRTAYGPRDTEVALWSTTSTAPPPDPAAEIRAPGAEWAAAVRRLRRSVGARRR from the coding sequence ATGACGGCAGACCAGGCGAACCCCGAGACCGGGCCCGAGGCGAGGACGCCGTACGGGGCCGTACGCGGCCGGTACGAACACGGCGTCGCGGTCTTCCGGGGCATCCCCTACGCCGCACCGCCCTTCGGCCCCCGCCGGTTCCGCCCGCCCCGGCCGCCCGAGCCCTGGGACGGGGTGCGCGACGCCGGCGCCTTCGGACCCACCGCGCCCAAGCCGCCGTACTCCGAGGCCTTCGCCCAGTACCTGTCCGACCCGGACATCCCCGGCGACGACTGCCTCAACCTCAACGTATGGACCCCCGCGCCCGACCCCGGCGCCCGCCTTCCCGTCCTGGTCTGGCTCCACGGCGGTGCCCTGACCAGAGGATCCTCCGCCGTACCCGTCTACGACGGATACGGCTTCGCCCGCGACGGCGTCGTCTTTGTCTCCGTCAACTACCGCCTCGGCGTCGAGGGTTACGGACTGTTCCCCGACGCTCCGCCCAACCCCGGCCTGCGCGACCAACTCGCCGCCCTGCAGTGGGTGCACGACGCGATCGGCGCCTTCGGCGGCGACCCGGACCGGATCACGCTGTGCGGCCAGTCGGCCGGCGCCATCAGCGTCGGTGCCCTGCTCGCCGCACCCGCAGCCCGGGGACTGATCCGGCGTGCGGTCCTGCAGAGCGGACCGCCGGAGGCGTCCGACCGCGACAAGGTGCGACGGATGGTGCGCCGCATGGCCATGCGGCTGAAGATCCCCGCCACCGCCGAGGCCTTCGCCGCCGTCGACCGCGACCTGCTGCTGCGCACGCAGGCCGAGGTCGGCCGGCTCGGCAGCCCGGTCCTGGGCGGCCCCGCGTTCGGCATCGTCGTGGACGGCGACCTCGTACCCCGTGACCCGCTCAAGACCCTGATCGACGGCGAGAGCGCCCGGGGCGTCGACCTCCTCATGGGCTGGACCCGCGACGAATACCGGCTCTGGCTCGTCCCCGGCGGGCTGATGGAGCACGTCGACCGCCTCGGCCCCGTCGCCCTCGCCGGCGCGATGGCCCGCTGCCACACCGGCCACGAGGTGCCCCGCGGCTACCGCGCCCTGCACCCCGACGCCGGCGCCGCCGAGATCGTCGGCCAGATGGTCACCGACCACCTGCTGCGCGTTCCCCTGCACCGCCTCGCCGACGCGCGCCCCGGCGCCTGTCACCTCTACGAGTTCGCCTGGCCGTCCCGCCTGCCCGGACTCGGTGCCTGCCACGCCCTGGAACTGGGCTTCGTCTTCGACAGCGGGGACACCCCCGCATCGAAGAGACTGGCCGGAGAGGGTGCCCCGCACACACTGTGCGAGGCGATGCACGGCGCCTGGGTGCGCTTCGCCACGACCGGCGACCCCGGCTGGCAGGCCTGGGACGCGACCCACCCCGTACGGATCTTCGGCGACGGCGAACCGCGCACCGCATACGGCCCACGGGACACGGAGGTCGCCCTCTGGTCGACCACCTCCACCGCCCCGCCACCGGACCCCGCCGCGGAAATCCGGGCCCCGGGAGCGGAGTGGGCGGCGGCCGTACGGCGGTTGCGGCGGTCGGTGGGGGCACGGCGGCGCTGA
- the mmuM gene encoding homocysteine S-methyltransferase has translation MTTSPTSPDLADALAAGTVVLDGGMSNQLESAGHDLSDELWSARLLAERPEAIAEAHLAYFLAGADVAITASYQATFEGFARRGTGHDEAARLLALSVDLARTAARRAGAAGVERPLWVAASAGPYGAMLADGSEYRGRYGLSVDELERFHRPRIEALAAAGPDVLALETVPDADEGAALLRAVQGLGVPAWLSYTVDGVHTRAGQPLEQAFALAAGVDEVIAVGVNCCAPKDAGPAVEIAARVTGKPVVVYPNSGEAWDAGARAWTGRTRFGTGQVKTWRDAGARLIGGCCRVGPEAIASIRQALDAA, from the coding sequence ATGACCACCAGCCCCACCTCCCCCGACCTCGCCGACGCCCTCGCCGCCGGCACCGTCGTGCTCGACGGCGGCATGTCCAACCAGCTGGAGTCCGCCGGGCACGACCTGAGCGACGAGCTGTGGTCGGCGCGGCTGCTCGCCGAGCGGCCGGAGGCGATCGCCGAGGCGCATCTCGCCTACTTCCTGGCGGGCGCGGACGTCGCGATCACCGCCAGCTACCAGGCCACCTTCGAGGGCTTCGCCCGGCGCGGCACCGGTCACGACGAGGCGGCGCGGCTGCTGGCGCTGAGCGTGGATCTCGCACGTACGGCCGCCCGGCGGGCCGGGGCGGCGGGTGTCGAACGGCCGCTGTGGGTGGCGGCCTCGGCCGGGCCGTACGGGGCGATGCTCGCGGACGGTTCCGAGTACCGGGGACGCTACGGGCTGAGCGTGGACGAGCTGGAGCGATTCCACCGGCCGCGCATCGAGGCACTGGCCGCGGCCGGCCCGGACGTCCTCGCGCTGGAGACGGTGCCGGACGCCGACGAGGGCGCCGCGCTGCTCAGGGCGGTGCAGGGGCTGGGGGTGCCGGCGTGGCTGTCGTACACGGTCGACGGTGTGCACACCCGTGCCGGGCAGCCTCTGGAGCAGGCGTTCGCCCTGGCCGCCGGCGTGGACGAGGTGATCGCGGTGGGTGTGAACTGCTGCGCGCCGAAAGACGCGGGGCCCGCCGTGGAGATCGCGGCGCGGGTCACCGGCAAACCGGTCGTGGTCTATCCCAACAGCGGGGAGGCATGGGACGCCGGGGCGCGGGCCTGGACGGGACGGACGAGGTTCGGCACCGGGCAGGTGAAGACGTGGCGGGACGCGGGTGCGCGGCTGATCGGGGGGTGCTGCCGGGTGGGGCCGGAGGCGATCGCGTCGATCAGGCAGGCGTTGGACGCGGCCTGA
- a CDS encoding DUF2264 domain-containing protein, with the protein MIQLPADDRRSSPYTGYTRAHWEAAADALLAAVAPRATPDRALYHLPGDHVSRAGRLSDGLEGYARTLLLAAFRRDETALGRYAEGLAAGPGGVWPRIEDRSQPLVEAASIALALRLTRPLLWDRLDDPVRQRTAAWLADALTARPWPCNWELFPVTVGGFLQEIGHRPEAARRAIDRGLERVEGWYLGDGWYTDGGGRKFDYYNGWAMHLYTVVHAWLADDSELLSRYGRRLSAHLADYARLFGRDGAPLHQGRSLTYRFATTAPFWLGALTGHTPLTPGETRRLASGTLRYFLDGGAVDERGLLPLGWLGPDESLVQSYSGPSSPYWASKGFLGLLLPADHPVWTATEDPGPADRADEVRPVATPNWLIQSTRSDGLVRLHNHGSEDVRYDPYYTRFAYSTATTPDRAAPDNSVIVGSAPDRTRIEPLGTGEGWIASRHTVRDGITVTSLVLAEGAAEVRAHLVAGAEPGTPVRITGWPARDGLRAELLPVRGLSEDLTGRTGPGEVTLFVALARLTGEPDPRPLADLVSVRAEDDHEVDQGYEVSARWASGARRVFRFTASAGRSAGSSWSVTPR; encoded by the coding sequence GTGATCCAACTGCCCGCCGACGACCGCCGGTCGAGCCCGTACACCGGGTACACCCGCGCACACTGGGAGGCCGCCGCCGATGCCCTGCTGGCCGCCGTCGCCCCCCGCGCCACCCCCGACCGCGCCCTCTACCACCTTCCCGGTGACCACGTCAGCCGCGCCGGCCGGCTCTCCGACGGCCTGGAGGGGTACGCCCGTACGCTGCTGCTGGCCGCCTTCCGGCGCGACGAGACCGCACTCGGCCGCTACGCCGAAGGCCTCGCGGCCGGGCCCGGCGGCGTCTGGCCACGGATCGAGGACCGCAGCCAGCCGCTCGTCGAGGCCGCCTCCATCGCGCTGGCCCTGCGGCTGACCCGCCCGCTGCTGTGGGACCGGCTGGACGACCCCGTGCGGCAGCGCACCGCCGCATGGCTGGCCGACGCGCTCACCGCCCGACCCTGGCCGTGCAACTGGGAGTTGTTCCCGGTCACCGTCGGCGGCTTCCTCCAGGAGATCGGCCACCGTCCGGAGGCCGCCCGCCGGGCGATCGACCGCGGTCTGGAGCGGGTCGAGGGCTGGTATCTCGGCGACGGCTGGTACACTGACGGCGGCGGACGGAAGTTCGACTACTACAACGGTTGGGCGATGCATCTGTACACGGTCGTCCACGCGTGGTTGGCGGACGACAGCGAACTGCTCTCCCGGTACGGCCGGCGCCTGTCCGCCCACCTCGCCGACTACGCCCGTCTGTTCGGCCGTGACGGCGCCCCCCTGCACCAGGGCCGCTCCCTGACCTACCGCTTCGCCACGACGGCCCCGTTCTGGCTCGGCGCGCTGACCGGCCACACCCCGCTGACCCCCGGCGAAACCCGGCGCCTGGCCTCCGGCACGCTGCGCTACTTCCTCGACGGCGGCGCGGTCGACGAGCGCGGCCTGCTCCCGCTGGGCTGGCTCGGCCCCGACGAGTCGCTCGTGCAGAGCTACTCCGGACCCTCCTCCCCGTACTGGGCCAGCAAGGGCTTCCTCGGCCTGCTCCTGCCCGCCGACCACCCGGTGTGGACGGCGACCGAGGACCCCGGCCCGGCCGACCGCGCCGACGAGGTCAGACCCGTTGCCACCCCCAACTGGCTGATCCAGAGCACGCGTTCGGACGGCCTGGTCCGACTGCACAACCACGGCAGCGAGGACGTCCGCTACGACCCCTACTACACCCGGTTCGCCTACTCGACCGCGACCACGCCCGACCGGGCGGCTCCCGACAACAGCGTGATCGTCGGCAGTGCCCCGGACCGGACGCGGATCGAGCCGCTCGGCACCGGTGAAGGCTGGATCGCCTCCCGGCACACCGTGCGCGACGGCATCACCGTCACCAGCCTGGTGCTCGCCGAGGGCGCGGCCGAGGTCCGGGCCCATCTCGTCGCCGGGGCCGAGCCCGGGACGCCGGTCCGGATCACCGGCTGGCCGGCACGGGACGGGCTGCGCGCCGAACTCCTCCCGGTCCGCGGCCTGTCGGAGGACCTGACCGGCCGGACGGGTCCGGGCGAGGTCACGCTGTTCGTCGCACTCGCCCGGCTGACCGGCGAACCGGACCCCCGGCCCCTCGCCGACCTGGTGTCCGTCCGAGCCGAAGATGATCACGAGGTGGACCAGGGGTACGAGGTGAGCGCCCGCTGGGCGTCCGGCGCCAGGAGGGTCTTCCGGTTCACGGCTTCGGCCGGGCGATCCGCAGGTTCGTCGTGGTCGGTGACGCCTCGGTGA
- a CDS encoding isocitrate lyase/PEP mutase family protein, whose translation MTAEHAATPFAALHRPGQPLLLPNAWDHASAAALAARGFAAIATTSLAVAAAAGLPDGRGVTREQTLGLALTLGPEPYLLSVDAEDGFADDPDEVAELARRLWSAGAVGINLEDGLGPAARHAAKIAAVKAAVPGLFVNARTDTHWLGDGDESDTLRRLDAYQQAGADGLFVPGLTDPDRIGALVRYTDAPLNVLYSPTGPTVLRLADLGVARVSLGSLLYRRALGAALDAVADIAAGRVPGGTTPSYAEVCVPDRNVPVSRQAKSSG comes from the coding sequence ATGACCGCAGAGCACGCCGCCACCCCGTTCGCCGCACTGCACCGCCCCGGACAGCCGTTGCTGCTCCCCAACGCCTGGGACCACGCCTCGGCCGCCGCGCTCGCCGCCCGGGGGTTCGCGGCGATCGCCACGACCAGCCTCGCCGTCGCGGCGGCGGCCGGGCTGCCCGACGGCCGGGGCGTGACCCGCGAGCAGACCCTGGGCCTCGCCCTCACCCTCGGCCCGGAGCCCTATCTGCTCTCCGTCGACGCGGAGGACGGCTTTGCCGACGATCCGGACGAAGTCGCCGAGCTGGCACGCCGGTTGTGGTCCGCCGGAGCCGTCGGCATCAACCTGGAGGACGGCCTCGGACCGGCCGCCCGGCACGCGGCGAAGATCGCCGCGGTGAAGGCCGCCGTGCCCGGTCTGTTCGTCAACGCCCGCACGGACACCCACTGGCTGGGCGACGGCGACGAGTCGGACACCCTGCGCCGCCTGGACGCCTACCAACAGGCGGGCGCCGACGGGCTGTTCGTGCCGGGCCTCACCGACCCGGACCGGATCGGCGCCCTCGTCCGGTACACCGACGCCCCGCTCAACGTCCTCTACTCGCCCACCGGCCCCACGGTCCTGCGCCTCGCCGACCTCGGCGTCGCCCGGGTCAGCCTCGGCTCCCTGCTCTACCGGCGTGCGCTGGGCGCGGCCCTGGACGCGGTCGCCGACATCGCGGCCGGGCGGGTGCCGGGCGGTACGACGCCTTCCTACGCCGAGGTGTGCGTGCCGGACAGGAACGTCCCGGTGAGCAGGCAGGCGAAGTCCTCGGGATGA
- a CDS encoding alpha/beta fold hydrolase produces the protein MTEPLPHDVTGSGPVLLVVPGGAGHPMGLQPLTERLARHFTVVTYDPLGLAHGRLGLPVPDQRPAHWSDGAHRVLEAVLPPGERAFVFGTSSGGIAVLDLLARHPERLAGVVAHEPPCVTVLPDGAERRAELLGQFDGVGRPPAEGGSATPMGVFLAHVLHPFTAYVPSLRGAGPRLTLAAGADSRGQLLHRTAVFLADRLGGAFAEFPGGHLGTLDHPEDFACLLTGTFLSGTHTSA, from the coding sequence ATGACTGAACCGCTTCCTCACGACGTGACCGGCAGCGGTCCCGTGCTGCTGGTCGTGCCGGGCGGCGCCGGACACCCCATGGGGCTGCAGCCGCTGACCGAACGGCTGGCGCGGCACTTCACCGTGGTGACGTACGACCCGCTGGGGCTCGCCCACGGGCGGCTCGGCCTGCCGGTCCCGGACCAGCGTCCGGCGCACTGGAGCGACGGGGCGCACCGGGTGCTGGAGGCCGTGCTGCCGCCGGGCGAGCGGGCGTTCGTCTTCGGGACCAGCTCCGGCGGCATCGCCGTCCTCGACCTGCTCGCCCGGCACCCGGAGCGGCTGGCAGGCGTGGTGGCGCACGAGCCGCCGTGTGTGACGGTGCTGCCGGACGGGGCGGAGCGACGGGCCGAGCTGCTCGGGCAGTTCGACGGGGTCGGCCGGCCGCCGGCCGAGGGCGGGTCGGCGACCCCGATGGGCGTCTTCCTCGCCCATGTCCTGCACCCCTTCACCGCGTACGTCCCCTCCCTCCGCGGCGCGGGGCCGCGCCTCACCCTCGCCGCCGGGGCCGACTCGCGCGGCCAACTCCTGCACCGCACCGCCGTGTTCCTCGCCGACCGGCTCGGGGGCGCCTTCGCGGAGTTCCCGGGCGGGCATCTCGGCACCCTGGATCATCCCGAGGACTTCGCCTGCCTGCTCACCGGGACGTTCCTGTCCGGCACGCACACCTCGGCGTAG
- a CDS encoding TetR/AcrR family transcriptional regulator yields the protein MARAGLTVDRLIAAAADLADEAGFENVTLSALARRFGVKDASLYSHVRGLEDLRTRLALHAGGELIDRIAMAVAGRAGKDALTAFAGAYRAYALEHPGRYAATQIRIDQSLIADSPAMRRTADITYGMLRAYGLDEPDLTDAVRLLRSTFHGYCALESTGGFGAARDVQASWAKAVDALHLALTHWPRETKNDD from the coding sequence ATGGCCCGTGCGGGACTCACCGTCGACCGGTTGATCGCGGCGGCGGCCGACCTCGCGGACGAGGCGGGGTTCGAGAACGTCACCCTGTCCGCGCTGGCCCGCCGCTTCGGTGTGAAGGACGCAAGCCTGTACTCGCACGTCAGGGGCCTGGAGGACCTGCGTACACGGCTCGCCCTGCACGCGGGCGGCGAGCTGATCGACCGGATCGCGATGGCCGTGGCCGGCCGGGCCGGCAAGGACGCGCTGACCGCCTTCGCCGGGGCGTACCGCGCGTACGCCCTGGAGCACCCGGGCCGGTACGCGGCCACCCAGATCCGCATCGACCAGTCACTGATCGCCGACTCCCCCGCCATGCGCCGTACGGCCGACATCACCTACGGAATGCTGCGCGCCTACGGCCTGGACGAACCCGATCTGACCGACGCCGTACGCCTGTTGCGCAGCACCTTCCACGGCTACTGCGCCCTGGAGTCCACGGGCGGCTTCGGTGCGGCCCGTGACGTGCAGGCCTCGTGGGCCAAGGCCGTCGACGCCCTCCACCTCGCCCTCACCCACTGGCCCCGGGAGACGAAGAACGATGACTGA